CCTAGAGATGATGGAGACATTGACATACAACTGAAAATTGAAATTTGATGTACTGTCAGTGTTACCCACAAGAATCTAATCTATCATTTGCATGAAAATTTCTAGTCTGAAATCTATTTCTTATACCACAATGATAAATTGTTCCTTAGTTGTTGTAAGAGGGTACTTAAAATTCTAGGCATGTTATTCTTTtgcgtacatgtgtgttttggtgTGTGTAGATTATCTTTCCTTCCTGAAATTTCAAAATAGAGTTGAAATATTTAAGAGAATTAAAATTGTAGTATAACTAGTTTGTGTTAAAAATTCTAACTGATGGAGACTAATATATAGTGCAGAAACCAGTGAGCTACTGCCTGGGAATGGATATGGAGAAACATATAGAGTGGAAAGAAGTAGTAGAAAACTCTTAAGGATGATGGAAATGTGCATTGTCTTGATTACAGTAATTGGTGTATTTGTATGTGTCAAAAGTAATGAATTGTACACATTTTAATATAACCAGTTTATTGTACTTCAGTTATTCATCAAAATAGCCATAGAATTCTTCTtcattagaaataaaattttctattgccaggcacagtggtgcatgcctgtaatcccagtgacttgggaggttaaaacaggaggaccacaagtttgaggccagtctctgcaacttagcaaggtcctaaccaacttagtgagaacctgtctcaaaataaaaaaggctgaggatgtagctcagtggtaaactgtccctgggttaaatctctagtACCCCACCACCTCCAAAAGAAAAAATTCCTTCAAAATTTCATGctttggctggggatatagctcagttggtagagttcttACCTCCCATGTAcacggccttgggttcaatccccagcaccaccaaaaataaataagtaaataaataaaaagaaaaagtaagtgTCATGCTTTGATTTTCCCCTAACTTGCAGTAATCCTTTTGAGAATTTTAggccattctgtttttttttttctttctagaattCTGTTACTCAAAATTTAGTTGACCCTCTTAGCTGGGTACAGTAGTATACATTTATAATCCCAGctgcgatgtggctcagtgattaagcacccctttgTTCAATCtctagtgcaaaaaaaaaaaaaaaaaaaaaaaaaaaaaagttggctatCTGAGCCTACAAAGTGATGCATAATTTCCAGCCACTTaaaaggcagaggcaggagaattttgagtttgaggccagccagggCTACTAGAgagctcctgtctcaaaaaatagaaagggttgagggtgtggttcagtggtagagcacccctgagttccatccccagatcCAGAAAAGAAAAGTTGGTTCCTCTTGACTGatattcttctttttcatctCTTTGCTCTTATATTGTCTCCTAATCATGAAGGCTTGGGAgttgaacaaaacaaaacaaaaacaaaaacaaaaactaactgGAAACTCTGAGCATGTTAGTCTCTACATTCACAAGAGGACCATTCCTTGAGAGCTCCTATGCAGTATCATTAGGTCTTTCATCTAGGTGCTCTTCTTTGCGGTCCCCTCCTTGAGTGACTGTGGGTAGAGTCCCACCCACAATCCTGGGGGTTCTGGAAATCCTCCTGCCCACTCATGATAGATCTCTGCTTCTCTTGGAGCTGATGTCCAAAACCATTTTCCAGGTGAAACTGAAGAAGCACCGCAGACTATTCATGACTATGccctcaaagccaatctcaggtaACAGGGTATGGGGCACAGGGAACAGATGGCAGCTTTCAAGGATGGAAGGTGAAGCAAGGAGAAGACAGGAATTGACCTGGATCCCACACACCCTCCACTCAACCTGTACTACAAAGGGCCAAATTGGCCCATGTTCTAGATCCTTATGATGCACCCAAAATTCTGGACAGCTGCCCACCCCATCCATTAGTTGGATATGGTCCATTTAGGAGAGGAATGGGATACCTCTCTTCCCATCCCATTTTTGTTGAGACAGTGAGTCGTAAACAAGAGGTGTTTCCAAAGCTGACCCAACCTGAAACCAATTTGATAATTGACCCTGGAGCCAGAGTGCTGAGACTGGCAACTATGAGCAGACTCTGGAGGTGTAGTCAGAGCTGGTCTCCTGAGGCAGGACCCAGCTGAAGCTGTGTGCTGATCAACTGTTTCTACCTTGCCTTGATACTTAATGCTGCAGTAGTGTGGCCAATGTTTTTTCTTACTGCCCCTCCATTTCCTTACTCTGGTCTTTGGGCACAAGCATTTTATTCAAGTTTCCCTTCATTATTTGAGGTTagaagaaaacctttttttttttttttttttaagttttgtacTGCACAAACAAGTAGTGTTTGTCTtcccctctcttttttttaagagagagagagacagagagagagagagagagaattttaattttttttttattattttttagttttcggcagacacaacatctttgtttgtatgtggtgctgaggattgaacccgggccacacgcatgccatgcaagcgtgctaccgcttaagccacatccccagccccttcccctctctttttttaaaaaattatcttagttgtagatgggtacagtatctttatttatttatttctataccgtgctgaggattgatcccagtacctcacatgtgcgaggcaagtactctaccactgagccacaaccccagccctgtctccCACTCTTAGTGGTGGGGGCACCCTAATCCAGGTAGACACTTTACAACTAGGCTCTAAGATGGTGGTTGCAGAATAAGATAAGTTGCAGAATGTAGGTGATCATCACAGCAGGTGTTTTACAGAAAAAACCCAGACAATTCCACCTGGGGATAGGTGGAAGTGGGACAGACTCTGAGTCCTGGCTGGTTCCCCTCTTTGTTGACTGTATCCTCAACCATTCCCTAATCCTAGCTATGGTTTTATTGACCCTTCAGATGGGGACAGTCGAGACCCCCAGTGATTGGAGACCAGAGACCAGACTTTGGTGGAAGCAGAGGAAGAGCTGATTTTCCCTGAACATAGAAAATATCACTTGAAAAAAAAGCTTTCTGCTCAGCAGAGTACACGTAGctgcagctcaatggtagaaagCATGCAAGTGTGAGACTCTGGCTCCAttcccagcactggaaaaaaaaaatgaatataacaTGGCAGATTGATTTatggtggtactgggaattgaacccagggcactctacaACCGAACTACATTACTACCCCCGCCTTTTAATTTGTAGTTTAAGACAGTGTCTCCCTAAACTGCCCAGGCAGACCTATGAGCTtgagattctcttgcctcagctttccCAAGCTGGAATTACAGCCATGGGTCACCATATCCTGCTTCTAGGTTATgttttgaaatcaggtattgtAATGCCTCCAGAATTGCTCTGCATATGCAAGGTCTTTgtgcttccatatgaattttagaattattttttctagttctgcaAACAATGTCATTAgtaattttgatggggattgcattgcatctgtagatcactttgggtagtatggccaattTAACAATATGTTTCATCTAATCCATGCAGATAGAGGTTTTTTCTCCTTCCAATGTCCTTGTCAATTTCTTCAGAACAAACACATACTTCTAACGCAAAAGATAGCATACAATATACACAGTTTCCACCATTTCTCCCCTCAATAATGTATCTTAAGTATTGTTCAATTTGGCAGTTACTTCATAAGATACTACAAATTTACTTACCATTTTTATTTCTCTCACTAAAATACAAATTTCATAAGTCTTATACAGTTTGCCTTCCTCTTCagtgcttttaaaatatatatatatattttcatgaaTACTTACCTTGTGTTCTATTTTgtacttttaaaaagtaatgctATTTCAGTAAATATCCTTGGGCATGTAATTTCTTATGTGTGAAGGTAAAACTATAGGATAAAATTCTAAATGTAGAATTGCTAGGTCAAAGGCTTTGTTTCTTTTCTATTgataagaggttgccaagatgggtgtggtggcaaatgcctgtaatcacaggggCAGAAGGATTgggacttcaaagccagcctcagcaacagcaaggcaactAAGCAAGTCGGGGAGACcttatctataaataaaatacaaaatagggctgctggatgtggctcagtggttgagtgcctctgagtttaatctctggtacaaaaaaaaaaaaaagttgccaaatggtGTCCCATTAAGATTGAACCAATTTATATATCATTAGTCTTATTGCTAATATTATAATAAGAAAACTTGCAATTTATTTTTGGACAAAACTAATAGGTATACTTTTAAGCGCtccttctttgaaaaaaaaatgtattgaaaaATGTCTGTGAGGTTAGGTGGCAAACAGAGCCCATGTAATGTTGAGACTTTCTAGGTTGTCATCTAGGATAATATTTCAACTGGATTTTAAAGATTCTGCAAATCGATTTGGGTAGTGTGGCTATTACAACCAACATACAATTGGTTATAAAGATTtcaggggttggggatatagctcagtggttgaacacttgcctagcttgtgtgaggccttgggtttgatctctaACATTgcaaaggataaaaaaaaaaaaaaaaaagtgttaaccTTTTAAATGTCTAAAACTAAAACTGAAATTCTGCCTCTTGCTTTCCCCGCAAAAATCTCCTTTTGCAAGAAAATATTGAGATATGTGGAGAAGCAGCCAATTTAACAGAAACCAGGCTCTGGGAGAAGTAGAGAGGGAATAAGGCAGGCATCAGTAACCACTAAGTGGTGGGAACCAAGAAGGGAGTTGACACACTGCTTACTTTGAGGATTGAGAGTGGGTTTTATCCAGCATCACTTGACATAAATGGAAAGGCTACAGTATCCCGTGTGCAGCTTTTCTGAACAATCCTCTTCCCCCTGGCAAGAATTCCTCCATATATATATTGGGGGGaggtgggtactgggaattgacaccagaggtgctttatcactgagttccatcctcagcactttctatttatttattttgagacaaggtctcactaaattgcttaggtccttgctaaattgccaaggttgggtttgaacttgcaatcctcctgcctcggcctcctaagCAGCtggcaccatcatgcccagctcctGAATTTATTAGAATCTTCCCTGTAGACTGAGCTCCTCTCCCGGAAGAACCCTGTAATTTGCAAATTTTCCTAAAGGCACATTATATTCCTTAGCGGGAAGAGTGAGGGAAGTGACAAGATGCAGCTTGTAAAAAGCCTAAATCCATGAAGAAGGACAGTGTATAGTGAACCACTTCTGGCCAGGAATTGTGAATTGAGGCCGATAGCTTCCAGGGTCTTCGAAACTGGGCTTCTGCGGGAGGTCCCTGACTCCGTGCGAGGGCGCACAACCTCGCTGGCATGAAGGTGCGGGATGCAGCGGACTCTTACCCAAGCAGCCAGGAAGGCTGGGGTCGGAATGTGCTCCGCTCCTGGGGCGTAAGTTTGTTCTGGAAGATAGTTGGCGCATTTTTAAGGAAAAACGGGGGCCCACATTCCTTTCACAGTAGGGGAATTCTCAGCGAAAACGTTGCAGACTCTGGTCTTTCTGCTGAACGCGGGCCTCAGTGATGGGCATGGCCTTCCtcccttatggagggaaaatgaccgTTCTAGACCAGTCGCGCAGCTAAAAGTGCTATTCCACGGGCAGTTCCGTTGCTGGAAGAAAACAATGGTTTACTTAAACAGAACTTCCACAaagcaatttgtgtgtgtgtgtgtgtgtgtgcgcgcgcgcgcgcgcgcgcgcgcgcgcctcagcctcctgagtatctgggatgcattttttatttttattactttagaTGCGATCCaattagttaatttttaaaaaatggataatgCTTTTGGTGACAAATCTACGAATTCTGTTGGGCGtggtggcaaacacctgtaatcactggagaggctgaggcaggaggatagcaagcctcagcaatttagggaaactccatgaaaacaaacaaacaaaaaacaaacaaacaaaaaacccccaagcaacaacagcaacaaaacaaaacaaacaaacaaacaaaaagagggtgggttgaagatgtagctcagtgcttaaGGGCCCCTGGTTATAtacatgagatatatatattcGTTCTTTGGTTAGCTCTAAAtcctaatttttttcttagaCCCTAAAGCCTTTATAATTAATGCAATTAACATTTAAGCAATGAGATCAAcctgagttaattttttttgtttagggAATGAGATATGCATTGAggttcaatattttttatttttgtctattGATGTTCCATTGCCCCCAATATCATTTAATGAAAaggctctctctcctctattgaaTTTCTTTTGCTCCTTTATCAAGAATCAGGAATATTTGTGGGGTTGGTTCTgggttctttgtttttttccatcCATCTGTGTCTATCCTTTTGTTAATACCACACAGTTTAACAATAGCTATAGCTATATAAATCTTATTTTAAAGCAATCTGGTCTATACCGGGTGTGGTGgcgcagcctgtaatcccagctactctcaatcccagctactctcggtggatcgcaagtttgaggccagcctaggccagTCTCTGCCGTTCCCAAGTCTGGCCTGGGAATTGTATTTCTCTGGTTTCCGGACTTGAAAGTAGAAGACTACCTGGTTGATGCTCAGTCTACCATACTGACCGCCCAACAGGAAGCAGGTCGAGTGGTTCTGGTGCTGCAGGTGGTGGCCTGAGGGAACCGCGGAACCGCACTGTAATTACTTCCTGGGTGAACTCTGAGTCCTGGAAACATCTTCAACACAACAGTTCCTGTACTCTGCCTTTATAGTGGCTGGAAGCCTTTGAATCCCAGACTGGGTGTAGCCCAATAGGTCGGGCCCCTTGAGGTCCCCAGAGGCCAGATGGGAGTGTCTTGGAGGTCTCAGCCACCTCTGGTTAGACTTACCTAGGGTTTACCTGATTAGTCACTTAGGCCTGCCTCAGAGGCTCTCCAAGTGCCTCCCAGCAACCTAAACACTCCACGTGGAAGAGAGGGAGTCTATGGTGGATAAGATGGCTCAGCTTCCTATGTTTCAGTTTTCAGTACCTTTTAATATGCTTTCCCATGTCCCCACAATCCCCCACCCCGCTGCCTTGCTTGTGAAGAACACaatccttacatgtgctaggcaagcactctaccactgagctacacccctagttcTCTGCATGTGCTTTAAAAAATGTtgagggctgagattgtggctcagtggcagagccagcgcttgcctcacacatgtgaggcattgggtttgatcctcagcaccacataaaaataaagtaaagtaaaggtattgtgcttatgcataactaaaaaaaattttaaaaatgttacattGAACTTGCATGCAGCAGACCTggtgcagcaaaataacgggtgGGCAGgttaccttgatacagcaggagtaggagccatttattgtaggactggatcaatatttatacattccacacagcttatcttaattagcataaactagatacagcagtcaaccagtaaggaatctccacacttaatggctcgcttttgttatttcacaaaccactccctctggcattttgccaggcgccatccagacttatttacagactctaatatttctctggcaaaatgccaggcgccatcctgacttgtttacagactctaacacttgcAGTCAAAGGAATGGGAGATGAAGATAACTTAGAAAGTGTAATAGAAGTCCTTTTTGAAGAGATGTGTTACATTTTCTCCCCTGGAAAAGTTTCTTTTTATTAGCTACTCAACACTCTATAATACTTCATCTTCTGAATTTTATTAATAACATTACAGAAAGGATGAGAGactatataaaaaaaattgttagcTAGACCCAACTGTTAATGTTTGTCACATTGGCTCTCTCTCAATACATATAAAAttctggaggtttttttttttttttttttttttttttttaaagggggtttaatatttgtcatttttttttttaagaaagagtgagagagagtgagagattgggagagagagagagaattttaatatttatttatttattttttttagtatttggcggacacaacatctttgtctgtttgTGGTGctgtacgcatgccaggcgagcgggctactcttgagccacatccccagcccaaatactTGTCATTTAactggagatacatcaggcccaaTGGCtattgcctgtaattccagcagctgtgAAAGCTGAGGAGGAAGATTTGAGGCTGTTTTGAGGTTAGCCCCAGCAACTTGGCcagaccttaagcaacttagtgagttcccatcttaaaataaaaaataaaacactggggatgtaactcagtggtaaagcacccctgcattcaatccccagtactaaaaataaacaaacaaacaaacaaataaataaactgcaGATATAGCAAATTACTTTTTATCAGTATGAGGCTCCTGAGAACAAGGACTTATCTTGTATAAGTTGTATACACTCTAGAAATTTCTAAACATTAATAAAACACAACTTTGCAATTTAGTCCATGTTCAAATTTTCTTCATTGTTCTGAAATGTTCTGATTCAAGATTACTTGAATCATACAGATCATTTAGTTGTTAATAGcagtcttctgattttttttgttttgatgacATTGACCAGTCATCCATTTGTCCCATTACTGATGATGTTAACTTTGGTTATGGTGGTACTCTCTAGGTATTATAAAGgaatgatttttcttctttaaaactcATAATTTGTGGGCTAGGACTTCTAGATCTTTTAAATATCTAGTCTTCAATAACTTTCATCTGATAGTTTCAGCTGTTGATGATCCTTTTTTAGATAGATTACACAGTGGCCTGTAAAACaacctgtttgtttgtttgtttgtttgttttcttttcctactGGTACTGGGGGTGGAACCGAGAGACTAAGcttcatccccagctcttttaatcttttgagacagggtatccctAAAGTTGCCAGAGGTGTTACAAGTCCCTACCagactgctgggatttcaggcatgagcTTCTGTGACCACCTGTTCATCCGCTTTCAAAATATATTGTTTGAGGCTGGCACAGCAGCAGCGTGCCTGTAATTCCAAAGAAGGAGGAGGATcggaagttcaaggtcagcctcagcaagcaATTTAGCGATGTCCTAAGTTATtaggcaagatcttgtctcaaaataaataaataaataaataagaatataaataaataaaaaggaatggtaatgtagctcagtggtgaactgtcccttggttcaatcccgaataccaaaagtaaataaaaaacaaaaaacgagTAAATCAAGTTAACTTAGGAAGCCCTCACCCATTTGGGCTGTGTGGCCCGGTAGGGCACTAGTGAACTTTGAAACAAGTCAGTTCAAAAAGCTCCAGAACAGGTAACAGAGGCCTCAAAGAATGGGACTGTGGGAGCATTTTCGAGCACCTTCTGGTCCCTTCAAGTAAGATAATGAATTTCCGAATCCCGATTTCCTCTTCGTTAAATGGCAGGAATTATTGCTTAGTTCCTGGTAGTCGCCTGAGTCACCTACACAGTGAAGAACCGGGACAAGCTCCTTTGGAACTAGAGGAAACGACCTCATTTGGAACCTGAGAGGCAGGAGGCACTGATTCGGCAGTTCTTGGGGAGCCCTTGCACCGTCCAGCCTGCATTCTTACTTTCTGGGAATATGTCCAACCTTTTGTTTTCTGCGGGGAAAGTATACAGCATCTTCTTCCTACTCAAGCTCAAGCCTTCGGTATTTCCGCGCAGAAGACTCGATCAAAGCTGGTGGAAACCCTAGTTAACTAGGAGACAGCTGGGTCGGGGTGCCCAGGAGTTTGTAATCCGCGGGGCCAAAAGGTGGGCGGGGCGGGCCGAGAGCCTGAAGGGTGGGATTGGGCCGCAGGCCGGGGGCGGGGCCGTCCAGCTGGAGACACTGCGGGCGCCGCGGCTCTGGGCAGCACCGTTGGGACTCATCCCCGCTGGAGAGTAATTTTTAAGGACTCAAGATGGGTGCGCTCGCGGAACGTAGAGATATCCCAGCATGGGTGAAAGTTCCCGAAGACCTGAAAGACCCAGAGGTGTTCCAGGTCCCGACGCGGCTGCTGGAAGCCCTGTTCGGTGAGTGCCCAGTCCTGGCCCCGCTGCCCAGTCACCAGCGTCGCGGTCTCCGCGGCCTGGGTGGAGCGCTCACTTCCTTCCCGAACAGGCCCGTGCGGATGTCGGATCCCTTACATCGAGCAGGTGAGCAAGGCCATGCTCGAGCTGAAGACTCTGGAATCTTCAGAATTCACCGAGATCGTGGTTTATGGCTCCTACTTGTCCAAGCTCCGGACCAGATGGATGCTTCAGTCCTTGGCTGAGTGGCACCGCCAGCGACAGGAGCGAGGTAAGAGACGCCGTGACAAAGTGCTCGAGGCGGGGAAGTCGAGGGGGGGGGGGAGCTTCACTTTCCCTTTCCTCCAGCAGTCCTTTTTGTTTCTCCCCTCTCTCTTCTTCGCTGCCCCAGACAACCTCGGTTATCACCAGGAGCGCCCTGTGCGTCTGGGCTGTTCCTGGAAGTTCTTTGGGAGTTTGAAGATTGAGGGGCGAGGCTGGTCGTCTTATCTGACAAATCTGAATTCAGACTCCACCCCTGCCCCAGACTTCTTGGAGGGTGAGAAAAACGGGCCTAGTTTTTGGAGGGTCCCTAGAATTTCAGGCCCAGAACGCCTGGTTCAGAAAGTCCACAAGACAACCCCGAAAGACTTGGAGAACGGTCAGGGCTGttatcctccctctccctctccctctctctctccctccctctgctcACATTCTCACTGTTGCTCTTTCTGGTTTAGGAATGCTCAAACTCGAGGaagcaatgaatgctctggaactAAGCCCTTGGATGAAGTGAAGCCAGTTTCCAGCCCATGTGATTGGGTCCAGGATGTAGAGATGAGGCTGTGGCCAGAGTTAGAGTGGGTCTGGCTTGGTTTAAATTCTGCTATGACTTCTATAGCCAAATATTTGGGGGTATTTGCCTTGCTCTGAGTTCTGATGTGAATTTCTCTTTCCAAGGTTGCTTATGAAGgaataaagtttttttaaaaagtagttttttagttgtagttggaaacaatatctttatttttattttaatgtggtgctgaggatggaacccagtacctcacccacacgaggcaagcgctctaccactgagttacaactctAGCCTCATAAAGTTTCAAATATTCCTTGACATTGTGGCTCATGGAGTGAAAGTAACACTTTAGATATCCAATGCACTGTGGAAGTGTGGTTCTTAAGCTTTATTCTATATGGACCCCCCCACCCCAAATTGGAATGAGGTCCAAGCTCAACTTGACAAGTGGCAAAAGGGTCTAGGAATTGAGTCCTGAGATGCAGCTGTGAACCAAAACCCCacaggatatatgatttcatcagGCAGTGACCTCGACTCATTCAAAAACAACCTAAGATGGGTTAATATAAcctataaaataaaaagcaactGCTCTGGAAAACAAAACTATGAAGAGCCAGGACCAGCTTCAGTGTAGCAGGTTTGTATCCTtgtgcatttcttttctttttcttttcttttttttttttaaagagagagagaggtagagagaggcagagagagacagaatttttttttaatatttatttttagttttttcagcgggcacaacatctttgtttgtatgtggtgctgtggatcgaacccgggccgcacgcatgccaggcgagcgcgctaccgcttgagccacatcccagcccttgtgCATTTCTTAATAGAAGACAGCtgggttttcattttcattcaatctattaaatcttacctaggttgATGCATGTGAAAAATTCAGCTTTATACAGATGAGAAAGGAATTGGAATTCTTAAGAACACTTCAGTTCTTCACTAGGCACCCAAAAGGAAAGTTTGGTTGCCATAGGTGAGGCTCACTCTGGATGGCAGAAGAACAACCAAAATAGGTACTATAATTTTCTTTGGTAGAGAGGAGTTTGATACTCAAACTAAAATGAATCCTAATTGTGGGAGTTCTCTGGCCCTATGATCTTAGGCCAGTTGTTTAACCCCCCAAGTTCCTCAATTTCTGAGGATAATAACAGCATGTATAATGATGAAGTGTCTTCTGCAAGAGGAGTCTAGCATGTCTATCAGATAATTTAAATAAGTGGTGGTGACCCattcttgtaatcccagtgactcagaaggctaaggcaggaggattgtaggtttaaagacagcctcagcaatttagtgaggctttaagcaactaagggagactttgtctcaaagggctggggatgtgattcaatgCCCctttgggttcagtccctggtaccaaaaaataattgTAAAGGGGGGAGCAATCAGTAACTGAAGGCACCACCATTTTGATCCAGTGGTTAAGGTAAAAATTAGTCATCTTGATGTCTCACCCCCAATATGAAATCCTTGAACATGTCCAGTCAATTTGGCCTTattgaaagaaacaaaacaaaacaaaaataaaaaagcagccagatttttattttctttttggtactgggaattgaatccagagtgCTTTCcctttgagccacattcccagctctttttatttttttgagacagcctcactaagttgctgaggctggccttgaaattgctaTTCTCCTAACTcaccctcccaagtagctggggttacaggcatgtgccattgcacctagCAAAACCAGAttatttccatattttttattggtgcattatagttttacataatgTGGATCtgtttacatattcatacatgcacacactatAACAATATAATGTGGCTAATATTATTCCCTAATTTTCTCCCCTACCTCCTGTCCTCCCCCTCCCTGTTTCCTTTATTGATTGCTCCTCAATTTTCATGAGGTTCCCCCTACCTTCTACTTTTtcctttctagcttccacatgagagaaaacatatgaactttgaccttctgaatttggcttatttcattcaaCATAAATAATgtactcaagttccatccatgttcCTGCAAATAACAATATCATTCTCTTTATGGCTG
This region of Callospermophilus lateralis isolate mCalLat2 chromosome 6, mCalLat2.hap1, whole genome shotgun sequence genomic DNA includes:
- the Dppa5 gene encoding developmental pluripotency-associated 5 protein, producing MGALAERRDIPAWVKVPEDLKDPEVFQVPTRLLEALFGPCGCRIPYIEQVSKAMLELKTLESSEFTEIVVYGSYLSKLRTRWMLQSLAEWHRQRQERGMLKLEEAMNALELSPWMK